One Gemmatimonadota bacterium genomic region harbors:
- a CDS encoding MotA/TolQ/ExbB proton channel family protein — MSSEVSILNLILDSGTVAKSVIIVLLIFSIVSWAIMAERWRYFRRAQAQSRHFLAFFQSQRDYDQVYTVASKWPCSPAAVVFREVYEKHKSALSPSGGNEDHADRSKKIGQDLMESVYRDLRLAAHRELARFEQRLPILATAGSVCPFLGLFGTVWGVMTAFLDISTKGSTNIVVVAPGIAEALITTIAGLAVAIPAMVAYNYFVQRSRDLGLELEDLATAVLNILQLRGRHELV, encoded by the coding sequence TTGTCATCCGAAGTCAGTATCCTGAATCTGATTCTGGATTCGGGCACCGTCGCCAAGTCCGTTATCATCGTCCTCCTGATCTTCTCTATCGTTTCATGGGCGATTATGGCGGAGCGCTGGCGGTACTTCCGCCGGGCCCAGGCGCAGTCCCGGCATTTCCTTGCTTTCTTTCAGTCCCAGCGCGACTACGACCAGGTTTATACCGTCGCTTCGAAGTGGCCCTGCAGTCCCGCCGCCGTCGTCTTCCGCGAGGTATACGAGAAGCACAAGTCGGCTCTCTCCCCTTCAGGCGGCAACGAAGACCATGCGGACCGGTCGAAGAAAATCGGCCAGGACCTGATGGAATCCGTCTATCGCGACCTCCGGCTGGCCGCCCACCGGGAACTGGCCCGGTTCGAGCAACGACTGCCCATACTGGCCACGGCGGGAAGCGTGTGCCCGTTTCTCGGCCTGTTCGGAACGGTATGGGGCGTCATGACCGCTTTTCTGGACATCAGTACCAAGGGCTCCACCAACATCGTGGTCGTGGCGCCCGGTATCGCGGAAGCCCTGATCACGACGATCGCGGGCCTGGCCGTGGCCATCCCGGCCATGGTGGCGTACAACTACTTCGTGCAGCGGTCGAGAGACCTGGGCCTGGAACTTGAAGATCTGGCCACCGCGGTCCTGAACATCCTCCAGTTGCGGGGACGCCATGAACTCGTTTGA
- a CDS encoding zinc-binding dehydrogenase produces MYDEEAAMQKLTLDTVGNPEVSSGPVPSCNDVEVLLKARACVLSRRGIADADAKPVPAANGRHVSLSRCFTGIIEKAGERVEALVPGDRVVACHTDGGFPEYHSVPAYHVVKLPVGISFEEGAIAALMPTVLNGLERAQVKDRSVFISGTGTTGLLSTQIARISGATAVIAADLHATRLQRARDAGADTVINVSTEDAHRRVMDQTGGRGVDVCLECAGNEISFFQCAAMLRPGGKLVVLKPVANPVSIEMREWSERSLQLIMGREQPFETSHLVERGLKLVGIGAVRLRPLLTHVFPVHRIAEALELIDGHPNLAVEVALIRA; encoded by the coding sequence TTGTACGACGAAGAGGCCGCCATGCAGAAACTGACGCTGGATACGGTTGGCAATCCCGAGGTATCCAGCGGGCCCGTGCCTTCCTGCAACGACGTGGAAGTGCTGCTCAAGGCACGGGCGTGTGTCCTGTCTCGCCGGGGCATCGCCGATGCCGACGCTAAGCCGGTACCGGCCGCCAACGGCCGCCACGTGTCGTTGAGCCGGTGTTTCACGGGAATCATCGAGAAAGCCGGGGAGCGCGTGGAGGCGCTCGTCCCGGGCGACCGGGTCGTCGCCTGCCATACCGACGGCGGTTTTCCCGAATACCACAGCGTGCCCGCGTACCACGTCGTAAAGTTGCCGGTCGGCATCAGTTTTGAAGAGGGCGCCATAGCCGCCCTGATGCCGACGGTCCTGAACGGGTTGGAACGCGCCCAGGTGAAAGACCGGTCGGTTTTCATCAGCGGTACGGGGACCACCGGTCTGCTGAGTACGCAGATCGCGCGCATATCGGGCGCGACGGCTGTAATCGCGGCGGACCTGCACGCGACGCGTCTGCAGCGCGCGCGGGACGCGGGCGCGGACACCGTGATCAATGTCTCCACGGAAGACGCCCATCGGCGCGTCATGGACCAGACCGGCGGCCGGGGCGTGGATGTTTGTCTCGAATGCGCCGGCAACGAGATTTCCTTTTTCCAATGTGCGGCGATGCTGCGGCCGGGCGGAAAGCTGGTCGTTCTCAAACCCGTGGCAAACCCCGTATCCATCGAAATGCGGGAATGGTCGGAACGATCGCTGCAACTGATCATGGGACGGGAACAGCCGTTTGAAACCTCCCATTTGGTGGAACGGGGGTTGAAACTCGTCGGCATCGGCGCGGTCAGACTGCGTCCCCTGCTGACCCATGTATTCCCCGTGCATCGCATCGCCGAAGCCCTCGAGCTGATCGACGGACATCCGAACCTGGCCGTTGAAGTCGCGCTGATCAGGGCATAG